TTCCCTCCTGGACCTTGAATGGGACTCTTGTTGGCTATGTGCTAAGATGAACCAATGGCTTTCCACTGTGTCATTTGGTAGCCAGAGCAATTCCTGGTCAACATCCACTGAGGCTTCTCCTGGACTCCAGGGTACACAGGCCCTGTGTGTAGGGTAATTGACCCCAATACACGAGAGTTTCTTCTCCAGGTGCCCAGAGTAGCTGCTCCCTGCGCTGTGGGGAACAGGATGGACTCTGCTCTTGTCATCCGACCTGCTCTGGCCTCGGCACCTGTTGTGAAGACTTTCTGGACTACTGCCTAGAGATTTCACCCACCTCGGGCTCCATGATGGGTGGCAAAGACTTCATGGTGCAGCATTTGGAGTGGCCTGGCTCTACTGATGGCGTCATTTGCAGGTAGGGGGACCTAAGCAGCTGGGTCATCAGGGCTCCCACACTCTCAACCCCACATGTGTAGGGGGGAGCTGGAGGTAGCACCCTGGGACCAAGGGCACACAGGAAGATAAAGGAACACAGGATAATCCATTCCCTGAGGAGCAGTATAAGTCTTCTGAGCTGTTGGCTCAGGCTGACTCTACCATCTCTTTCCCTCAGGTTTAAGGACAGCATCGAGACCCTTGGCTATATCGACAATTTGACCCGAGTACACTGTATATCACCCTTGCTCTATGAAAGCGGCCACATTCCCTTCACCATCTCACTGGACAACGGCCGTTCCTTCCCTCGTGCAGGCACTTGGCTAGCTGGTGAGCCCTCACTCTGCCAAGCTGGTCTAGGCTCTAAGCCCATAGACCCCACCCTCCCGTGGGCCCTGGTTCCCATCCGCAGCCCAAGGCCAGGGGACTTTCCCCAACGTTAATCCATGTATACTGATACTACACCCAGTCTGCCTACCCGTCCCTCTGGCTGAACCAGTCCCTTGGGTGAGGGCTTCTGTCATTACTCCACCCATGGCATGTAGGCCAGAGGCCCAGCCCACAGGGAGTTGGAGCTGTGGGGTCCCCATCAAGATGGTTCAGGCCTAGACTTGGCCCCTGATGGTCCCTCAGCAAGGGGCTGAGGAAGGGCCAAATGAGAGCTGGAATCTGGCTTGGGTCCTCAGCTCTGCAGGCCAGGCCTTCATCTCTCCTGGCCATGGTGTCTTCCCACCTAGAGACCCTGAGGGAGACTGTCACCTGGCTGCTTTCACTGTTTGTTATTGAGAGGTTCTCAGAGTCCTCCAGGTCTCTTGTGCCATCAAGTCCCCTCTCATTCGTCACCCCTGCGCAGCCCATCCCTACAAAGTATCCGAGTCTGAGAAGAGCCAGCTGGTGAACGAGACCCGCTGGCAATATTACGGCACTTCCAACACCACTGGGAACCTCAGCCTCACCTGGAACACCTCCGTGCTGCCCACGCCAACTGTCACCATTGAGCTGTGGGGCTACGAGGAGACAGGTGGGGCCTGCCAAGGGCCGGTAGAGGTGTTGGGAACTTCAGACCCTCAGCTAGGAGACAATGAGTCCCAGGTGGGGTTGGAGGCAGGGGAATGGGAAGCAGTTTACAAATGGAGAGTCAGAAGAGATTTGAGGCCAGCGTAGCAGAGGAGGAGGGTTTTGCAGCTAGGTGAAGAGAAGAACAGTCCCTTCCGGCATGCGTGGTGGACCCCAGATCCAGCAAGAGTGTTGGATACTGCGACCTTTGAGTAGCTAGTGTATATTGAAGACAGAAGCAACCACCTCCACTCTGTCACCTCTGAGCCTGGCATGGATCAGAGCCAGTGATTCAAGAGTGTCCCCACTGGTCACCCAAGCTGGGGACCCTGCTGAAGCATGAGAGCATGTCCAACCACAGGGACCGTCTTCCTATCCATTTGCTTTCTGCCTATCAGTCAGGCCGTCAGTTCCAGAAACTGAGGCAAGGAAGGGGCCACGGGAGGGCTGATCATGGTCTCCTCTTCCTCTAGGAAAACCCTACTCAGAGGACTGGACAGCAAAGTGGTCCTATCTGTACACTCTGACTGGAAACACCCCCAATTCCGGCGTCTTTACTTTCACCCCAAAGCCCGCATCTCCTGAGCACCAGAAGTGGAAAGTGGGAGCTCTGAGGATCAGCAGCAGCAAGAACTATCCTGGGCAACAGTAAGGGCCTCGGCAGACGATACGCCGGGATCATCGCCTGCAGACCGCAGAGTTTGCCCAGGAAAACCCGGGGGTCAGGTGCTTAGCAGCCCATCCCTAGCCGCTGCATCATTTCTCCCTCAGGGATGTGCTGGCGCTCTGGACCAATGATCACGCGCTGGCCTGGCACCTGGGGGACGACTTCCGGGCAGACTCTGTAGCCTGGGCCCGTGAACAATGCCTAGCCTGGGAGGCACTGGAAGATCAGCTGCCCAACTTCCTGACGGAGCTGCCAGACTGCCCCTGCACTCTGGCCCAGGCCAGGGCTGACTCTGGCCGCTTCTTTGTAAGCCCCTGAACCTATTAGGGCCCCCCAGAAAGCGGGAGGAGGACAGGCGGGGCCAACCTCCCTGACTGAGGTAGACAGAGGCCACCAGGAGGTAGGGTGGGATCTGAAGGTCTCCTTGGGGttggtcctcagggaggaggggaTGCAGAGCCCAGGTGATAGCTCCTGGGTACTCTGCAGACGGACTACGGCTGTGACATTGAGCAAGGCAGCGTTTGCACCTACCACCCAGGGGCTGTGCACTGTGTGCGCTCCGTGCAGGCCAGGTGAGCTACCCGACTAGGGATAAGGGATGGGCAGGGATCCGGGGACGTTGCCAGCATGGCCCCTGACTTGCTCTTACCCTAGCCCCAGGTATGGCTCAGGCCAGCAGTGCTGCTATACGGCAGCAGGCACACAACTCCTGACCTCAGACTCGACGAGCGGCAGCACCCCTGACCGCGGCCATGACTGGGGTGCACCTCCATACCGCACCCCGCCCCGTGTGCCCGGCATGTCCCATTGGCTCTACGATGTCATCAGCTTCTATTACTGTTGTCTCTGGGCACCTGAGTGTCCCCGCTACATGAAGCGGCGGCCCTCCAGTGACTGCCGCACCTACAGACCTCCACGCCTGGGTGGGTGTGGGCCTGGGTACCTGATCGCAGAGGGAGGGTCACGCCTGGGTGGAAGAGGCCCAGGAAATTTACCTGACCCTCTGACTTCACCTTAGCCTCTGCCTTTGGGGACCCCCACTTTGTCACCTTCGATGGCACCAGCTTCTCATTCAGCGGGAGCGGCGAGTATGTGCTGTTGGAGGCGAGACTGACTGACCTGAGGGTACAGGGACAGGCCGAGCCCGGGAGAATGCCCAATGGTGAGGCAGGGCCCCATGGTCTGTATTTGGGGGTGGCACTGTTGGGTCATCCAGGGTAGTAGACGGGAACCAAAAGAACCCCATTCCGCACCCGCTACCTAGGCACCCAGGCCCGTGGCACGGGACTGACTTCAGTGGCTGTCCAGGAAGGCAACTCGGATGTAGTAGAGGTGCGGTTAGCTGGCAATCCTCAGGCCCTGGAAGTGTTGTTGAACCAGAAAGCCCTCAGTTTCACTGAACAGAATTGGATGGACCTCAAGGGTGAGTGGCCAAGCCCGATGCAGGGATTACCCATGGCTGTCATGCTGTCCCTAGTCCTGCCACAAGAGGTGGTAGACTCTGGGGCTCAAATACAAAAGCAAAGGTTTCTCGGGCCTTGAAGAAGTCACGATGCACATGGTGACAGGTTGGGGGATCCTTGCCCTGCCTGTGACTCTCTTAGGCCAAAGGGAGCCGTTGCTCAGCCCGAGGTCTCTCTCATACCTTCATATGCATGGGAATGCCTGTCAAAACTATAGGGCCTGCTCAGAGCCCTGAAAGGCCAGTGACTAGCATGTAGCCCACACAGCCCACAGAAGCCTAAAGACCATGATGATGGCACTCGCCTCCTGCTGTGGCCCCTTACTCCATTTTCAAAACCCACTGCAAAGGCACCAGCCGGCCCTACAGATTTAAGAACACGGGCTAAGACGGGTTGGAAGTGGCAGCCAGGAGCCACAGCAGTGGCATCCGTCCCCCTTACCACCAGGCTGTGTTACACCAGAGTTGAACCATGAAATGGCTCCTACGGGGGATGGGTGAGAGCATCCAAAAGACCTTCAAGAAAAGCCCCAGCAGGCCAGGCTGTTGTAGTCACGTCGGGGATTGACCCCAAACATGTAGCCTCAGCATGGAGAAGGGGAAATCCCTGCAGGGATGGCCTTGGGGCCAGCCACCTGCAGTCTGGATGCATGCAGCTGTGAGATGGGAATGGTGGCCAGAGTCAGTAGCTAGTCCTGGGTGCATCCTCCTTTTTCCTCTAAGTACCCTCTACCCTACCTTGGTGCTGTGACAAGGGTTGGGGGGCAGAGCACAGGAGCCAAGAGGGCAACCCTAACCCATATCTACTTATGGCCAGGCATGTTCCTGTCAGTGGCCTCTGAGGACAAGGTGTCAATCATGTTGTCATCGGGGGCTGGCCTTGAGGTCAGCGTACAAGGTCCTTTTCTGAGTGTGACCGTCCTGCTGCCTGAGAAGTTCCTGACCCACACCCGTGGTCTCCTGGGAACACTCAATGATAACCCCAAAGATGACTTCACCCTGCGTGATGAGCAGGTCCTGCCCCCGGATGCCAGCGATCAGCAGGTGTTCCAGTTTGGAGCCAACTGTGAGTgaccctgggggaggggggcgacATACGCAGGGCAGGGAGGGTGAGAGGGGATTGGACAGGGTGACAACAGATCAAGGAGAGAAACTTGGCAGTGGCAGGGAACTGTGCCCACACAAGACTGCCGCCTGTCTCCCCAGGGGCTGTTCCCAACACCTCTTCCTTGTTCACCTATGACTCTTCATTTCTGGTCTCCAAATTCTTGAACCAACCCAAGCACGACCCCAACTTCATACCACTCTTCTTCAACGAGCTCACACTCAGCCAGGTAGAAGAAGTGTCCGGGCTGTGCCAGAATGACCGCTTCTGCATCCTTGACGCGATAAGCACAGGGAGCGTGAGTGTGGGCAATGCCACACGGACGGCCCTCCGACTGCACCAAGAACGTCTGGGGAGCCTACAACCTGGTAGGGGATGGTAAGGGGGTCAAGCGGTGGACCCCTCAGGTTGTCGAGCCCCGCTCAGCGGCCAGCAGCTCAGGCCTGTCCTTGGTGCTCTACCCCTATCCCAGTGGTGTCCTGTGGCTGGCTACCCCCACCCTCGAATGGGCACAAGGAAGGCTTGAAGTATCTGGTGAACTCCACCGTTCGTTTCAGCTGCCACAGTGGCTACAGCTTGGTAGGGTCCGAGACCAGCAAATGCCGAGCTGATGGTACCTGGTCTACACCTACCCCAGAGTGTCAGCCAGGTGAGATGCCCCTCCTGTGAGccatctggcctctgcacaccTGTGTCTCCTTGACCGCTGTCTGCTACTCTCATCTCTGCCAGGACGAAGCTACACAGTGCTGCTGAGTATCATCTTCGGAGGCCTGGCCATCGTGGCCCTGATTTCTATCATCTATGTGTTGCTGCACCGCCGCAGGAAGAACAACATGTAAGGTTCCACCCGCGGGAGGACATCACTTAAGAACCCCCCCTCCGTCCCTCTAGCTTTCTTAGGCCCAAGAAGCAGTTGGTGGGACCCATGTACCACTTTAAACCCATATCCGTTACAGGGCCATGTGGAGTTCACAGCCCTGACACAGGAGCACGCTTAGTGGACAGCATCATGGCCGCCAAGACCCAGCCTCGCAGGAGCAGCCCCAGTCACATGTACCCTAGTCCTGATTCCCACGTCTACTATCTGTGCCTTCAATGCTGCGGACCCCAAACCTGTGACTAACCTGTCCTGACTGAGGGAGACACGATGCCAGATATGCCAACTCCTgaaacccccaccccccaatccTCCATCAG
The nucleotide sequence above comes from Microtus pennsylvanicus isolate mMicPen1 chromosome 7, mMicPen1.hap1, whole genome shotgun sequence. Encoded proteins:
- the Susd2 gene encoding sushi domain-containing protein 2, with amino-acid sequence MKLALLPWILMLLVTTPGPKSTAGAQSSCSLRCGEQDGLCSCHPTCSGLGTCCEDFLDYCLEISPTSGSMMGGKDFMVQHLEWPGSTDGVICRFKDSIETLGYIDNLTRVHCISPLLYESGHIPFTISLDNGRSFPRAGTWLAAHPYKVSESEKSQLVNETRWQYYGTSNTTGNLSLTWNTSVLPTPTVTIELWGYEETGKPYSEDWTAKWSYLYTLTGNTPNSGVFTFTPKPASPEHQKWKVGALRISSSKNYPGQQDVLALWTNDHALAWHLGDDFRADSVAWAREQCLAWEALEDQLPNFLTELPDCPCTLAQARADSGRFFTDYGCDIEQGSVCTYHPGAVHCVRSVQASPRYGSGQQCCYTAAGTQLLTSDSTSGSTPDRGHDWGAPPYRTPPRVPGMSHWLYDVISFYYCCLWAPECPRYMKRRPSSDCRTYRPPRLASAFGDPHFVTFDGTSFSFSGSGEYVLLEARLTDLRVQGQAEPGRMPNGTQARGTGLTSVAVQEGNSDVVEVRLAGNPQALEVLLNQKALSFTEQNWMDLKGMFLSVASEDKVSIMLSSGAGLEVSVQGPFLSVTVLLPEKFLTHTRGLLGTLNDNPKDDFTLRDEQVLPPDASDQQVFQFGANWAVPNTSSLFTYDSSFLVSKFLNQPKHDPNFIPLFFNELTLSQVEEVSGLCQNDRFCILDAISTGSVSVGNATRTALRLHQERLGSLQPVVSCGWLPPPSNGHKEGLKYLVNSTVRFSCHSGYSLVGSETSKCRADGTWSTPTPECQPGRSYTVLLSIIFGGLAIVALISIIYVLLHRRRKNNMAMWSSQP